A window from Setaria italica strain Yugu1 chromosome VIII, Setaria_italica_v2.0, whole genome shotgun sequence encodes these proteins:
- the LOC101764963 gene encoding peroxidase 4 isoform X3 produces MIMATRAASAARCSSSVIALLLLLVVMAGTSSSSAQLSTGFYSYSCPGVYDAVKSVVQAAIAREQRMGASILRLFFHDCFVQGCDASLLLDDTSSFQGEKMATPNNGSVRGFEVIDAIKSAVEKVCPGVVSCADILAIAARDSVVILGGPNWDVKVGRRDSTTASFSGANNNIPPPTSGLANLTSLFAAQGLSQKDMVALSGAHTIGQARCTNFRAHVYNDTNIDGAFARTRQSACPRTSGSGDNNLAPLDLQTPTAFENNYYKNLVCKKGLLHSDQELFNGGSTDAQVQSYVSSQSAFFADFVTGMIKMGGITPLTGSNGEIRKNCRRIN; encoded by the exons ATGATCATGGCTACTCGTGCAGCATCAGCTGCAAGGTGCAGCAGCAGCGTCATCGCCCTCCTACTCCTGCTCGTCGTGATGGCCGgcacctcgtcgtcgtcggcgcagCTGTCCACCGGCTTCTACTCCTACTCGTGCCCCGGCGTGTACGACGCCGTCAAGTCAGTGGTGCAGGCCGCCATCGCTAGGGAGCAGCGCATGGGGGCCTCCATCCTCCGActcttcttccacgactgcttcgtccaA gGTTGCGACGCGTCGCTGCTGCTGGATGACACGTCCAGCTTCCAGGGCGAGAAGATGGCGACGCCAAACAACGGCTCCGTCAGAGGATTCGAGGTCATCGACGCCATCAAATCCGCCGTAGAAAAAGTCTGCCCCGgcgtcgtctcctgcgccgacatccttGCCATCGCCGCAAGGGACAGCGTCGTCATT CTGGGCGGGCCCAACTGGGACGTCAAGGTTGGGAGGAGGGACTCCACCACGGCCAGCTTCAGCGGCGCCAACAACAACAtcccgccgccgacgtcgggcCTCGCCAACCTGACATCCCTCTTCGCTGCGCAGGGACTATCCCAAAAGGACATGGTCGCGCTCTCCG GAGCCCATACCATTGGCCAAGCACGCTGCACCAACTTCAGGGCCCACGTCTACAATGACACCAACATCGATGGCGCCTTTGCAAGAACGAGGCAATCAGCATGTCCTCGAACCTCAGGTTCAGGTGACAACAATTTGGCTCCTCTGGACCTTCAAACCCCAACCGCATTTGAGAACAACTACTACAAGAATCTTGTTTGCAAGAAGGGGCTTCTGCACTCTGACCAGGAGCTCTTCAACGGTGGATCCACCGATGCACAAGTCCAATCATACGTTAGTAGCCAGAGCGCATTTTTCGCTGATTTTGTGACGGGCATGATCAAGATGGGTGGCATCACACCACTGACGGGCTCCAACGGGGAGATCAGGAAGAACTGCAGAAGGATTAACTAA